A DNA window from Mariprofundus aestuarium contains the following coding sequences:
- a CDS encoding heavy metal translocating P-type ATPase, with product MADLKIIRLAIDGMNCAGCVAKVEAALNSVPGVSHASVNLAQRSGLVEGEVQAVDLIAAIVATGRSATEIHSAADETAREAAEQLRFKQLLRQFMVAAAVGAPLLIAGMAGWLPQLSTASNNIFWVVLGLVTLAVMVYSGRHFYLGAMRGFRHLQFDMDTLIATGTGSAWLYSMVITLWPASVPEMGRHIYFEAALIIIALINLGQALEMRARGKTSEAIRRLMGLTPKTARIVRDGEDVDIPIEEVAIGDILRVRPGERIPVDGTVSEGHSLVDESMLTGEPMPLEKVAGDEVIGGTINGRGSFLFSATRVGADTVLAQIVAMVQQAQSSKPRIGRVVDRVAAVFVPTILVIAAITFLVWFYAGPEPQISYALVTAMTVLIIACPCALGLATPMSIMVGVGKAAEYGVLIKNGEALERAGKLTTIVLDKTGTLTLGKPTVTDCIALAGGRHELLYLAASLETGSEHPLAAAIIAAAAEQGLERGSCKGFKAHAGLGLEGRVDGRNLLLGNLRLMAAHGVTLNAEVNQQVNDLAAEARTPMLLAEGGKVLGILAVSDPIREESRDAVRRLHDQGLRVVMLTGDSRETAAAVAKEIGVDDVIAEVMPADKDAKIAELQQMGEIVGMVGDGINDAAALARADVGFAIGAGTDIAMASADVTLMRSSPLGVITAIEVSRATMSNIRQNLFGAFIYNSLGVPVAAGILFPFIGLLLNPMIAGAAMALSSFTVVSNANRLRLFRPESSHNRGQ from the coding sequence ATGGCTGACCTGAAAATCATTCGACTGGCGATTGACGGCATGAACTGTGCCGGCTGCGTGGCCAAGGTTGAGGCGGCGCTGAACAGCGTACCCGGTGTCTCGCATGCCAGCGTGAACCTGGCCCAGCGCAGCGGTCTGGTTGAAGGGGAAGTTCAGGCTGTCGATCTGATTGCGGCGATTGTTGCAACAGGACGCAGTGCCACCGAGATTCACTCTGCAGCCGATGAAACGGCGCGGGAAGCCGCCGAACAGTTGCGTTTCAAGCAGCTGCTCAGGCAGTTCATGGTTGCCGCAGCAGTCGGGGCTCCGCTGTTAATCGCCGGCATGGCCGGTTGGCTGCCGCAACTCTCCACCGCATCGAACAACATCTTCTGGGTTGTGCTTGGTCTGGTTACGCTTGCCGTGATGGTCTATTCAGGCCGCCATTTCTATCTCGGTGCAATGCGGGGGTTCCGTCACCTGCAGTTCGATATGGATACGCTGATTGCCACGGGTACCGGCTCGGCATGGCTCTATTCGATGGTCATTACCCTTTGGCCAGCTTCCGTGCCTGAGATGGGGCGGCACATCTATTTCGAGGCGGCATTGATCATCATCGCATTGATTAATCTCGGGCAGGCGCTGGAGATGCGGGCACGCGGTAAAACATCGGAGGCGATCAGGAGGCTGATGGGGTTGACCCCTAAAACAGCCCGCATTGTGCGCGATGGTGAAGACGTGGATATCCCGATCGAAGAGGTGGCTATCGGCGATATCCTTCGGGTGCGCCCCGGTGAAAGGATTCCGGTCGATGGAACAGTAAGCGAAGGGCATTCACTGGTGGATGAGTCGATGCTGACGGGTGAGCCGATGCCGCTGGAGAAGGTGGCTGGCGATGAGGTGATCGGCGGCACCATCAACGGGCGGGGAAGCTTTCTCTTCTCTGCCACCCGTGTAGGCGCAGATACCGTGCTGGCACAGATTGTGGCCATGGTACAGCAGGCACAGAGTTCCAAGCCGCGTATTGGCAGGGTGGTGGATCGGGTGGCTGCGGTGTTTGTCCCCACCATACTGGTCATTGCTGCCATCACCTTCCTGGTCTGGTTCTATGCCGGACCAGAGCCGCAGATCAGCTATGCACTGGTCACGGCGATGACGGTGCTGATTATCGCCTGTCCCTGTGCGCTGGGCCTGGCCACGCCGATGTCGATCATGGTGGGTGTCGGCAAAGCGGCTGAATACGGCGTATTGATCAAAAATGGAGAAGCACTGGAGCGGGCTGGGAAGCTGACGACCATCGTTCTGGATAAAACCGGCACACTGACCCTTGGAAAACCAACTGTTACCGATTGCATTGCGCTGGCTGGAGGTCGCCATGAGCTGCTCTACCTTGCAGCAAGCCTTGAGACGGGAAGCGAACATCCGCTGGCCGCTGCGATCATTGCTGCTGCAGCAGAACAGGGTCTTGAACGCGGTAGCTGTAAAGGGTTCAAAGCCCATGCGGGGCTTGGTCTGGAAGGGCGTGTGGATGGTCGTAATCTGCTGCTAGGCAACCTTCGGCTGATGGCAGCACACGGCGTCACCTTGAATGCTGAAGTCAACCAGCAGGTAAACGACCTTGCCGCTGAAGCGCGAACCCCGATGCTACTGGCGGAGGGTGGAAAGGTGCTCGGCATCCTTGCCGTATCCGACCCCATTCGTGAAGAGAGCAGGGACGCGGTGAGGCGACTGCATGATCAGGGGCTGCGTGTGGTGATGCTGACCGGCGATAGCCGCGAAACTGCAGCTGCCGTGGCAAAAGAGATTGGTGTTGATGATGTGATCGCAGAGGTGATGCCTGCGGACAAGGATGCGAAAATCGCTGAGCTGCAGCAGATGGGGGAGATCGTAGGCATGGTCGGTGACGGCATCAACGATGCTGCAGCCCTTGCACGTGCCGATGTCGGCTTTGCCATAGGAGCCGGTACCGACATTGCGATGGCCAGTGCGGATGTAACGCTGATGCGCTCCTCACCACTGGGTGTCATTACCGCTATTGAGGTCTCACGGGCGACGATGTCCAATATCCGACAGAACCTGTTCGGTGCCTTTATATACAACTCGCTGGGTGTTCCTGTAGCTGCGGGGATCCTTTTTCCATTTATCGGTCTGCTGCTTAATCCGATGATTGCCGGAGCTGCCATGGCTCTCTCATCATTCACTGTAGTGAGTAACGCCAATCGACTGCGCCTGTTCAGGCCTGAGTCATCTCACAACAGGGGTCAATGA
- a CDS encoding MFS transporter, translated as MVTESSLNHIRLFYGAYFAAMGLVLPFFPVYLDGRGFDAVLIGFMTGLLALAKVVAPPWIGHLLDRSPHNQGHRFIVIASWLAAFAALVIAFTFNIYLLAVIVLLFGVFWAAVLPLTDGLSVSVSESDVADYGRLRVWGSIGFVIASLAGGVWLTGENITTFPYLLAALMVVLALAAQGFPRAEQIQEPDSGRAPFCRDFYLLLIVAFIMQVSHGAYYGFFSLYLVDAGFSGWQIGLYWVIGVLAEIILMWRWSRSVQNVAPALVFSICLALAALRWLGTGLTTDVMLLIGMQLLHAASFAAFHVSAIAWVKRIAPDSRHGAAQGLFSAAGFGLGSTVGIMGCGLIAASMGYSMAFYICAGIALIGIPLALLLPRKGLAATTGTH; from the coding sequence ATGGTCACAGAGTCCTCTCTGAATCACATACGTCTTTTTTACGGGGCCTATTTTGCTGCGATGGGGCTGGTGCTGCCCTTCTTCCCGGTCTATCTCGATGGCCGCGGGTTCGATGCTGTGCTGATCGGTTTTATGACAGGGCTTCTGGCGCTGGCCAAGGTAGTGGCGCCACCCTGGATCGGCCACCTTCTGGACCGCTCCCCGCATAATCAGGGCCACCGCTTTATTGTAATTGCTTCATGGCTGGCGGCCTTTGCCGCGCTTGTAATCGCCTTTACATTTAATATCTATCTGCTTGCTGTAATCGTGCTTCTTTTCGGCGTTTTCTGGGCTGCGGTACTGCCGCTTACGGATGGACTCTCCGTCTCAGTCTCCGAGTCAGATGTGGCTGATTACGGTCGCTTGCGCGTCTGGGGTTCGATCGGTTTTGTCATCGCCTCGCTGGCTGGTGGTGTCTGGCTGACTGGTGAGAATATCACCACCTTCCCCTATCTTCTTGCGGCATTGATGGTTGTGCTTGCCCTTGCCGCACAGGGTTTCCCCAGAGCGGAGCAGATTCAGGAGCCGGATAGCGGGCGCGCCCCTTTCTGCAGAGATTTCTACCTGCTGCTGATCGTCGCTTTTATCATGCAGGTGTCCCACGGCGCCTATTACGGTTTTTTCAGCCTCTACCTGGTCGATGCCGGTTTCTCCGGCTGGCAGATCGGGCTCTACTGGGTGATCGGTGTACTTGCCGAGATTATTCTGATGTGGCGCTGGTCAAGGTCGGTGCAGAATGTCGCGCCGGCACTGGTATTCAGCATCTGTCTGGCCCTAGCTGCACTGCGCTGGCTGGGTACGGGCTTAACCACCGATGTGATGCTCTTGATCGGCATGCAACTGTTGCATGCCGCCAGTTTTGCCGCCTTTCATGTCTCTGCCATTGCCTGGGTAAAACGGATTGCTCCGGATAGCCGCCATGGTGCTGCACAAGGACTGTTTTCGGCGGCCGGATTCGGGCTGGGAAGCACCGTAGGCATCATGGGCTGCGGCCTGATTGCGGCTAGCATGGGGTACTCCATGGCCTTTTATATATGCGCGGGAATCGCTCTTATCGGCATTCCGTTGGCGCTATTGCTGCCCAGAAAAGGGCTTGCCGCAACAACCGGAACTCATTGA
- a CDS encoding response regulator produces MVENDSLSIASSEILVVDDTPASLKLITETLRGEGYLVRPANSGELALSSATAKPPALILLDIRMPGMDGFEVIGKLKANEITRDVPVIFLSASVELESHLKGFDLGAVDFVTKPFQRQELLARVRTHLELYQLRTRMKQLIDERTAALEESQTRFRRLVESLRNEFFLFERDAKGMFTYVSPSISNLLGYSQEEFKAHYAEYLSDNPINQEVEKSTQLAISGDQQPSYQLEILAKDGSRHWLEINESTVMNENGEVISIEGIAHDITDKKELEEQFMQAQKVEALGTLVGGMAHDFNNLLAGIMGSLYIARRRIEREPEQAKEKIATAETLGNKAADMIKQLLTFARHGVVEKSATPIKSLFKESCKLIEPGVPANVIFKSSYDEAEMLVMASPAQLQQVLMNLVNNARDATIDAKNPEITLSLKPYDADQAFREKYPDITAREFALIEVKDNGCGISGENLDKLFLPFFTTKDPGKGTGLGLAMVYGTISDHGGVIEVTSRVGEGSTFQLFLPQEKVEEESLGAEAEELRAAGGETILLADDDEVLLLAYSDILESLGYHVITATNGMEALKTYTANVDGIDLVILDVVMPEMGGVDTAHDIRKISPAQKVVFSTGYDLNQDMVKHLTEQKEVIISKPWAVAIASKIIREQLTSS; encoded by the coding sequence ATGGTTGAAAACGATAGCCTATCGATAGCCTCGTCCGAGATTCTTGTCGTTGACGATACCCCGGCCAGCCTGAAGCTGATCACTGAGACGTTGAGGGGGGAAGGTTATCTGGTGCGCCCCGCCAACAGCGGCGAGCTGGCGCTGAGCTCGGCAACAGCCAAGCCGCCAGCGCTGATTCTTCTCGACATCCGCATGCCGGGCATGGACGGTTTTGAGGTGATTGGCAAACTGAAGGCGAATGAGATCACCCGCGATGTGCCGGTGATCTTCCTCAGTGCATCGGTCGAACTAGAGAGCCACCTCAAGGGTTTTGATCTCGGTGCTGTTGATTTCGTGACCAAACCGTTCCAGCGCCAGGAGCTGCTAGCGAGGGTGCGCACCCACCTTGAGCTCTATCAGCTGCGTACCCGCATGAAGCAACTGATAGATGAGCGCACCGCGGCGCTCGAAGAGAGCCAGACGCGCTTCCGCCGCCTAGTTGAGAGCCTGCGCAATGAATTCTTCCTCTTCGAGCGCGATGCCAAGGGCATGTTTACCTATGTCAGCCCATCAATCAGCAACCTGCTCGGTTACAGCCAGGAGGAGTTCAAAGCCCATTATGCCGAATACCTGAGCGACAACCCGATCAATCAAGAGGTGGAGAAAAGTACCCAACTGGCTATTTCAGGAGATCAACAGCCATCCTATCAGTTGGAGATTCTTGCCAAGGATGGCTCACGCCACTGGCTGGAGATCAACGAGTCTACGGTGATGAATGAAAATGGAGAGGTCATTTCGATAGAGGGGATCGCCCACGATATCACCGACAAAAAGGAGCTGGAGGAACAGTTCATGCAGGCGCAGAAGGTGGAGGCGCTGGGCACACTGGTCGGTGGCATGGCCCACGATTTTAATAACCTGCTGGCTGGTATTATGGGATCGCTCTATATCGCAAGGCGAAGAATCGAAAGGGAGCCTGAACAGGCGAAGGAGAAGATAGCGACGGCGGAAACCCTCGGTAATAAAGCCGCTGATATGATCAAGCAGCTGCTCACCTTTGCCCGCCACGGTGTTGTGGAGAAATCGGCCACGCCGATCAAGTCATTGTTCAAGGAGTCGTGCAAGCTCATCGAACCGGGTGTGCCGGCCAATGTCATATTTAAGTCCAGTTACGATGAGGCTGAAATGCTGGTCATGGCCAGTCCCGCCCAGCTGCAGCAGGTGCTGATGAATCTGGTGAATAACGCCCGCGACGCCACGATCGATGCGAAAAATCCCGAAATCACCCTTAGCCTGAAGCCCTATGATGCGGATCAGGCATTCAGGGAGAAGTACCCGGACATTACGGCGCGAGAATTTGCGCTAATCGAGGTGAAGGATAACGGCTGCGGTATTAGCGGTGAGAATTTGGATAAGCTGTTCCTGCCCTTCTTTACCACCAAGGATCCGGGCAAGGGGACAGGACTCGGGCTGGCCATGGTTTACGGCACTATCAGTGATCACGGAGGTGTGATTGAGGTAACAAGCAGAGTGGGTGAGGGATCCACCTTCCAGCTCTTCCTTCCGCAGGAAAAGGTGGAAGAGGAGAGTTTGGGAGCAGAAGCTGAAGAGCTGCGCGCCGCTGGTGGAGAGACCATTCTGCTGGCTGATGATGATGAGGTGCTGCTGCTCGCCTACTCCGATATTCTCGAGAGTCTCGGCTATCATGTAATCACGGCAACTAACGGTATGGAGGCGCTGAAAACCTATACGGCCAATGTTGATGGCATTGATCTGGTTATTCTTGATGTGGTGATGCCGGAGATGGGCGGCGTGGATACGGCCCACGATATTCGCAAGATCAGCCCCGCTCAGAAGGTGGTTTTCTCCACCGGTTACGATCTGAATCAGGATATGGTTAAACACCTCACGGAGCAGAAAGAGGTTATTATCAGCAAGCCGTGGGCCGTTGCGATAGCCAGTAAAATTATTCGCGAGCAGCTCACTTCGTCATAA
- a CDS encoding chloride channel protein: MEKFNMKELLERSWLREKETVYLVLLAVVVGVVSGYASLLLRFAIEWVSLFWTGERTWLKAMETLPWYIYLVAPTVGGLLVGWITVRYLPGGELRGVSGVLADMVEHKARVHRHQMATETFGSAIAIGSGASLGREGPTVALGALIASEIGQRAGLSEQQLRILIGCGVAAAIAASFNTPIAGVLFALEVILADYAIATFSPIVIASVLATAIARSEVGNFPAFTVPEYHLISVWEIPAYMLMGVLCGIVASGFIKSMAPTRAWLARILPNRRLRPAAVGFVIGLMGLAIPQVMSIGYGFVEDMMLERINPELVGIVLPLSAFLAIVLIAKMIAVVLSAAGGFPGGLFGPALFLGATVGALFGDIAHAISPSYSESYGAYALVACGALTAAALQAPLTVMLIVFEMTADYHIMLPLMIACSVATMAARSFGRASVFTESLEERGIETHWGREQSWMRSVPITRIPWRSIPRVSEHAKLEELKQVYTGSGKGCVQVVDDDGDMVGIVTFGDLQEWLIDPALDQVVVASEVANRNVLTVRESDSLLDAIHILDSAEFEQMPVVSDDNSRKVLGILSRNAIFSTYHKLIVKHGERDHE, encoded by the coding sequence ATGGAAAAATTTAATATGAAGGAGCTCCTTGAGCGCAGCTGGCTGCGTGAAAAGGAGACGGTGTACCTTGTTCTGCTTGCCGTGGTGGTCGGCGTGGTTTCCGGTTACGCCTCGCTGCTTCTGCGTTTTGCCATCGAATGGGTCAGCCTCTTCTGGACAGGTGAGCGCACCTGGTTGAAGGCGATGGAGACACTTCCCTGGTATATCTATCTGGTGGCACCGACCGTAGGTGGCCTTCTGGTGGGCTGGATCACTGTGCGTTACCTGCCCGGAGGCGAATTGCGCGGCGTATCGGGCGTGCTGGCCGATATGGTGGAACATAAAGCCCGCGTGCACCGTCATCAGATGGCGACTGAAACCTTCGGCTCTGCCATCGCTATCGGCAGTGGTGCTAGTCTGGGACGAGAAGGTCCAACCGTTGCACTCGGTGCATTGATCGCATCTGAAATTGGCCAGCGTGCGGGACTTTCCGAACAGCAGTTGCGCATCCTGATCGGCTGTGGCGTGGCTGCTGCCATTGCCGCCTCATTCAATACCCCGATTGCAGGTGTTCTTTTCGCGCTTGAAGTCATTCTTGCCGATTATGCCATCGCCACTTTCAGTCCAATCGTTATCGCGTCAGTTCTGGCTACGGCGATTGCCCGCTCCGAGGTGGGCAACTTCCCGGCTTTTACCGTTCCCGAATACCATCTGATCAGTGTATGGGAGATCCCGGCATATATGCTCATGGGTGTGCTCTGTGGCATCGTTGCCAGCGGCTTCATCAAATCGATGGCGCCTACACGTGCATGGCTTGCCCGCATACTTCCAAACCGAAGGTTAAGGCCTGCTGCTGTCGGTTTTGTCATTGGCCTGATGGGGCTGGCGATACCGCAGGTGATGTCGATTGGTTATGGCTTCGTGGAAGATATGATGCTGGAACGCATCAACCCGGAGCTGGTGGGCATTGTTCTGCCGTTAAGCGCTTTTCTGGCGATTGTTCTGATTGCTAAGATGATAGCGGTGGTGCTGAGTGCTGCGGGAGGTTTTCCCGGCGGTCTTTTTGGCCCGGCCCTTTTTCTGGGAGCCACAGTCGGAGCGCTGTTCGGCGATATCGCGCATGCCATCTCACCCTCCTACTCTGAAAGTTATGGTGCCTATGCGCTGGTGGCCTGCGGTGCCCTGACAGCTGCTGCCCTGCAGGCACCGCTGACGGTGATGCTGATCGTGTTTGAAATGACGGCTGACTATCACATTATGCTGCCATTGATGATCGCCTGCAGCGTGGCAACCATGGCGGCCCGCTCCTTTGGCCGTGCTTCGGTCTTTACCGAGTCGCTGGAAGAGCGCGGTATTGAAACACATTGGGGGCGAGAGCAGTCCTGGATGCGCTCTGTGCCCATCACCAGGATTCCCTGGCGCTCGATCCCGCGTGTCTCCGAACATGCCAAGCTGGAGGAGCTGAAGCAGGTCTATACCGGTTCAGGCAAGGGCTGTGTGCAGGTGGTCGATGATGATGGCGATATGGTCGGCATTGTTACCTTTGGCGATCTGCAGGAGTGGCTGATAGATCCTGCGCTGGATCAGGTTGTAGTTGCAAGTGAGGTGGCCAACCGCAATGTACTTACCGTTCGTGAGTCGGACAGCCTGCTTGATGCCATCCATATCCTTGATAGTGCTGAGTTCGAGCAGATGCCTGTCGTCTCTGATGACAATTCCCGTAAAGTGCTCGGGATACTGTCGCGAAATGCGATCTTCTCCACCTATCACAAGCTGATCGTCAAACATGGCGAGCGTGACCATGAGTGA
- a CDS encoding ATP-binding protein, translating to MSIRLRLQLLIVLFITAGITVIGLQEWGHLTMEEAVKTEHVVDEIERTAFQLTMLATDVAANPDEQRPRQQWKTKFEQLKSILNDPRIQSKQGELAISQLRRAMAEMQVQMQRMLNATGERSGTKFFQERLARELQATQLMGQSTIANATNLRNILNRGYSEKLHEIRATTLYISSAAILLLITLGGMVLFRMVRGLALLQTGITQFAAGELNERVPLKSRDELGDIARSLNSMASNLTESMASRERLEGMVKERTDALQKSRLAAISVMEDINFQRHQTNEAKKALEKINVDLQSEMKVRKAKESELRRNEALLRQAKSGAESASRSKSIFLANMSHELRTPLNAILGFSQLMQMDPEMSEESRANLQTINRSGSHLLTLINDVLDMSKIEAGKIDLQNDSFNFEELVREAVDMMLVRASSKGVELLIDPESTYPKFIYGDAAKIRQILINFLSNAVKFTDEGRVSLRFTSEAPNAKGEFMLTGAVTDTGIGIAPEDISKVFAPFEQVVQKGEEKIDQKGTGLGLALCKQFIEMMDGHVEVQSQPGAGSTFTFTIRVKEATSSEVSEDVAIQKKGVPTGLAAGQKPVKILIAEDDTANAIILESVLRKCGLQTLVVDNGQKAVEQFKTWKPDLICMDRRMPVLDGLQATRHIRQEPGGGGVKIVAVTAVAFREERQQMLEAGCDDLVKKPYTFEEIFQAIERNLEIEFVYPEHDEGGSEEEFQPLKNSALEAAIKELPQPLLEKVRQSALELDMDGFEAALPEVEKINPKLAGSLRLLHSQLDYSAILKVLKEG from the coding sequence TTGAGCATCAGGCTTCGACTCCAACTGCTGATCGTACTGTTTATTACAGCGGGTATCACGGTGATTGGGCTGCAGGAGTGGGGCCACCTGACCATGGAAGAGGCGGTGAAAACGGAGCATGTCGTTGATGAGATTGAGCGCACAGCCTTCCAGCTCACCATGCTGGCAACCGATGTTGCAGCAAACCCTGACGAGCAGCGCCCCAGACAGCAGTGGAAAACCAAGTTCGAACAGCTTAAATCGATACTGAATGATCCGCGCATTCAGTCGAAACAGGGCGAGCTGGCGATCAGCCAGCTTCGCAGAGCCATGGCTGAGATGCAGGTGCAGATGCAGCGCATGCTCAACGCGACCGGAGAGAGGAGTGGAACAAAGTTTTTCCAGGAGCGGCTTGCCCGGGAGTTGCAGGCGACACAGCTGATGGGGCAGAGCACCATCGCCAACGCGACCAACCTGCGCAATATCCTTAATCGGGGCTATTCAGAGAAGCTGCATGAAATCCGAGCGACTACCCTCTACATTTCTTCGGCAGCCATACTTCTGCTCATTACGCTCGGTGGTATGGTGTTGTTCAGGATGGTGCGTGGGCTGGCTCTGCTGCAAACGGGCATCACGCAGTTCGCAGCAGGAGAGCTGAATGAACGGGTTCCCCTGAAATCGCGGGATGAACTGGGCGATATTGCCAGGAGCCTGAACAGCATGGCTTCAAACCTCACCGAATCGATGGCTTCCCGTGAACGGCTGGAGGGGATGGTGAAGGAGCGTACCGATGCGCTGCAGAAATCGCGGCTGGCGGCAATCAGTGTGATGGAGGATATCAACTTTCAGCGCCATCAGACCAACGAGGCGAAAAAGGCGCTGGAGAAGATAAATGTAGATTTGCAGAGTGAGATGAAGGTCAGAAAGGCAAAGGAGAGTGAGCTGCGCCGAAATGAGGCGCTGCTCAGGCAGGCCAAGTCCGGAGCCGAAAGTGCCAGCCGTTCCAAGAGTATTTTTTTGGCCAACATGAGCCATGAGCTGAGAACACCACTCAATGCCATCCTCGGCTTCTCCCAGCTGATGCAAATGGATCCGGAGATGTCGGAGGAGAGCCGGGCAAACCTGCAGACGATCAACCGCTCCGGCAGCCATCTTCTTACCTTGATCAATGATGTGCTCGATATGTCCAAGATTGAGGCGGGTAAGATTGACCTGCAGAACGACAGCTTCAACTTCGAGGAGCTGGTCCGTGAAGCGGTCGATATGATGCTGGTGCGCGCCAGCAGCAAAGGGGTTGAGCTGTTGATTGATCCCGAATCAACCTACCCGAAATTTATCTATGGCGATGCGGCGAAGATTCGCCAGATTCTGATCAACTTCCTCAGCAATGCTGTTAAGTTCACCGACGAAGGGCGTGTGAGCCTCCGCTTTACCTCAGAAGCTCCGAATGCGAAGGGCGAATTCATGCTGACAGGAGCAGTCACCGATACCGGTATCGGCATTGCACCTGAGGATATCAGCAAGGTGTTTGCACCGTTCGAGCAGGTGGTGCAGAAGGGTGAAGAGAAGATTGATCAGAAGGGTACCGGTCTGGGACTTGCCCTGTGCAAACAGTTTATTGAGATGATGGATGGTCATGTCGAAGTGCAGAGTCAACCGGGGGCGGGCTCCACCTTCACCTTCACCATTAGGGTGAAAGAGGCAACCTCTTCCGAGGTTTCAGAAGATGTTGCGATCCAGAAAAAAGGGGTTCCGACTGGGCTTGCTGCCGGCCAGAAGCCTGTGAAGATTCTTATTGCCGAGGATGACACGGCCAATGCGATTATTCTGGAGAGCGTGCTACGCAAATGTGGATTGCAGACGCTGGTTGTCGACAATGGCCAGAAGGCCGTTGAGCAGTTCAAAACATGGAAGCCTGACCTGATCTGCATGGACCGTCGTATGCCGGTTCTGGACGGATTGCAGGCCACCCGCCATATCAGGCAGGAGCCGGGAGGGGGGGGGGTGAAAATTGTTGCGGTCACCGCTGTGGCTTTCCGCGAAGAGCGCCAGCAGATGCTTGAGGCTGGATGTGACGACCTGGTGAAGAAACCCTACACCTTTGAAGAGATATTCCAGGCCATAGAGAGGAATCTGGAGATAGAGTTTGTCTATCCCGAGCATGATGAAGGCGGATCCGAGGAAGAATTCCAGCCGCTGAAGAACAGTGCACTGGAGGCTGCCATCAAGGAGCTGCCGCAGCCGCTGTTGGAGAAGGTTCGGCAGAGTGCACTGGAATTGGACATGGATGGTTTCGAAGCCGCCCTGCCCGAGGTGGAGAAGATCAATCCGAAACTGGCAGGGAGTTTGCGTCTTCTGCATAGCCAGCTCGATTATTCTGCTATACTTAAGGTATTGAAGGAAGGTTAG